A portion of the Apteryx mantelli isolate bAptMan1 unplaced genomic scaffold, bAptMan1.hap1 HAP1_SCAFFOLD_40, whole genome shotgun sequence genome contains these proteins:
- the LOC136996510 gene encoding SUN domain-containing protein 3-like, whose amino-acid sequence MTGQDAQKLIDEALEKLEYNQVQMPDFARKASGATIVHSKTSASFRNTKGILYWAGLPLLHSMKSPEVLLEPANEPGNCWSFAGSQGHVFIKLPKAIFPRAVTLEHISVRVSPGENISSAPKDFAVYGMKAEKEEQGLFLGEFTYMAAEHPFQTFQLKNERSDSIQYVKLEVLSNWGHPEYTCVYRLRVHGDAVPTEEDSAWHSAGNNRVH is encoded by the exons atgacaggacag gatgctcagaagttaatcgatgaagcactggagaagctggaatataaccaagtccagatgccggattttgcccgcaaagcatcag gggctaccatcgtgcattccaagacttctgcctccttccgcaataccaaaggaatactctactgggctgggctgccgttgctgcactccatgaagtctcctgaggttctccttgag cctgcaaatgagccgggaaactgctggtctttcgccgggagtcagggtcatgtcttcatcaagctgcctaaagcaatctttccacgagctgttactctggaacatatttcagtgagagtgtcccctggagaaaacatctccagtgctccaaaggactttgctgtctat gggatgaaggcagaaaaggaggagcaggggctgttcctaggagagttcacatacatggctgcagaacatccctttcagactttccagctgaag aacgagcgctctgactccatacaatacgtgaagctggaggtgctgagcaactggggccacccggaatacacatgcgtgtatcgactgagggtccacggtgatgcggtacccaccgaagaggactctgcgtggcactctgctggaaacaacagagttcactga